In Mangrovivirga cuniculi, the following proteins share a genomic window:
- a CDS encoding GH92 family glycosyl hydrolase encodes MKNRFLSLYSSVILTALAVGCTVENNSEPVKSNSNNVEPIERVNVFTGTGGHGHTYPGATTPFGMIQLSPDNGTEGWDWCSGYHYSDSTIAGFSHLHLSGTGIGDLCDISVMPRYASDSIFPQKANFSHDNETAKPGYYSVTFNNGIKAEMTATDRLGIHRYTFPENSTPAINFDLGFAINWDKTTGSEIEILNDSTIVGLRKSEGWAKNQQVYFAAVFSQPFSNTALADSSIIKAGRTIKGKKVLAYLQFEPSNSPLILKVAISSASRAGALKQIQLDSGGISFDNYLQKARGFWSKELNKINATLYADSLNEIFYSALYHSTIAPNLYSDLNDEYKGANHEIWKAEGFNRYTVFSLWDTFRAVHPLFTITQKEKLDDFLMSILSFYDEYGLLPVWALEGSETNTMTGYHAIPVLTDAILKGHIPEHKEKAFEAMLASANQNIRGTDFYREFGYVPADKDGWSVTKTLEYAYDDWCIAQVARYLGNEEIYNEFMQRATSYRELFDEETLFMRGKNSDGSWVSPFDPFYSEHGFEGIYIEGTAWQHSWFVPHDVQGLINLFGSNEKFEKHLDSTFNVTSEMTGENVSVDISGLIGQYAHGNEPSHHIAYLYNYIGKPWKTQERVREIMKKMYSTGPDGLAGNDDCGQMSAWYIFSALGFYPVNPADGNYIIGSPLVNNATIKTAKNTRFNIYVSNNSAENIYVEKVFLNGKPLDRSYITHDEIMEGSSIEFVMSNKPNKNWATEKENFPPSMTKR; translated from the coding sequence ATGAAGAACAGATTTTTAAGTCTATATTCATCAGTCATCCTTACCGCCCTGGCGGTGGGATGTACTGTTGAAAATAATTCGGAACCGGTAAAATCGAATTCAAACAATGTAGAGCCCATTGAAAGAGTGAATGTATTCACCGGAACAGGTGGGCATGGCCACACCTATCCGGGGGCTACCACTCCTTTTGGGATGATACAACTCAGCCCGGATAACGGAACTGAAGGATGGGATTGGTGTTCCGGATATCACTATTCCGATTCTACTATAGCTGGCTTCAGCCACCTTCACCTGAGTGGAACAGGGATTGGGGATCTTTGTGATATCTCTGTAATGCCCCGATATGCATCGGATTCTATCTTTCCTCAAAAAGCAAATTTTTCTCACGATAATGAAACTGCAAAACCCGGATACTATTCAGTTACATTCAACAATGGGATTAAAGCAGAAATGACAGCCACTGACCGGTTAGGTATTCATCGATACACCTTCCCTGAAAATTCTACCCCTGCAATCAATTTCGATCTTGGATTTGCTATCAATTGGGATAAAACAACAGGATCCGAAATAGAAATACTTAACGATTCTACCATCGTTGGCTTGAGAAAATCAGAGGGATGGGCTAAAAATCAACAAGTTTATTTTGCCGCAGTTTTTTCACAACCTTTTTCCAATACTGCTTTGGCTGATAGTAGCATAATTAAAGCAGGTCGTACGATAAAAGGTAAAAAAGTACTCGCCTACCTGCAATTCGAACCTTCTAATTCACCACTAATACTAAAGGTTGCTATTTCATCAGCAAGTCGTGCAGGCGCCTTAAAGCAGATACAATTAGATAGTGGAGGGATATCTTTTGATAATTATTTACAGAAAGCCAGAGGGTTTTGGTCAAAAGAACTAAATAAAATAAACGCAACTCTTTATGCAGATTCATTAAATGAAATATTTTATTCTGCTCTTTATCATTCTACGATTGCTCCTAACCTTTATTCAGATCTGAATGACGAATATAAAGGAGCTAATCATGAGATCTGGAAAGCCGAAGGATTTAACAGATATACCGTTTTTTCTTTGTGGGATACCTTCAGAGCAGTGCACCCACTTTTCACAATCACTCAAAAGGAAAAGCTTGATGACTTTCTGATGTCAATTCTTTCTTTTTATGATGAATACGGGCTCTTGCCGGTTTGGGCGTTGGAAGGAAGCGAAACAAATACCATGACGGGATATCATGCGATACCCGTATTAACTGATGCTATCCTCAAAGGACACATTCCGGAACACAAGGAAAAGGCGTTTGAGGCAATGCTGGCAAGTGCCAACCAAAATATCAGGGGGACTGATTTCTATAGAGAATTCGGCTATGTTCCCGCAGACAAAGACGGCTGGTCGGTAACAAAGACGCTGGAATATGCATATGACGACTGGTGCATTGCTCAGGTGGCCAGATATCTAGGTAATGAAGAAATATATAATGAATTCATGCAACGTGCGACTAGCTATCGAGAATTATTCGATGAGGAAACTCTGTTTATGCGGGGTAAGAATAGCGATGGCAGTTGGGTCTCACCTTTCGACCCTTTCTATTCTGAACATGGATTTGAAGGTATTTATATCGAAGGAACGGCCTGGCAACATAGCTGGTTCGTCCCTCATGACGTACAGGGATTGATTAATCTTTTTGGAAGTAATGAGAAATTTGAAAAGCACCTGGATTCTACTTTTAATGTTACCTCAGAAATGACCGGAGAAAATGTCTCTGTCGATATTTCGGGATTAATAGGTCAGTATGCTCATGGCAATGAACCAAGTCATCACATTGCATACTTGTATAATTATATTGGGAAGCCGTGGAAAACGCAGGAAAGAGTTCGTGAAATTATGAAAAAAATGTATTCCACAGGGCCCGATGGACTTGCAGGAAACGATGACTGCGGTCAGATGTCTGCCTGGTATATTTTTTCAGCACTGGGTTTTTACCCTGTTAATCCAGCTGATGGTAATTACATTATCGGTAGCCCGCTAGTCAATAATGCAACTATAAAAACAGCAAAAAATACTCGATTTAATATCTATGTTTCAAATAATAGTGCTGAAAATATATATGTGGAAAAAGTTTTCCTGAATGGTAAGCCTCTTGATCGATCATACATTACCCATGATGAAATCATGGAAGGGTCAAGTATTGAGTTTGTAATGAGTAATAAACCAAATAAAAACTGGGCGACAGAAAAGGAAAACTTTCCTCCTTCAATGACTAAACGATGA